A DNA window from Pseudomonas wuhanensis contains the following coding sequences:
- the prpF gene encoding 2-methylaconitate cis-trans isomerase PrpF — MAHAPQIKIPATYMRGGTSKGVFFSLKDLPEAAQIPGPARDALLLRVIGSPDPYDKQIDGMGGATSSTSKTVILSKSIKADHDVDYLFGQVSIDKPFVDWSGNCGNLSAAVGSFAISNGLVDASRIPHNGVAVVRVWQANIGKTIIAHVPITNGEVQETGDFELDGVTFPAAEVQLEFMDPAAEEEGGGGSMFPTGNLVDDLEVPGVGTLKATLINAGIPTIFINAEDIGYTGTELQGAINGDLKALAMFETIRAYGALRMGLIQHLDEAAKRQHTPKVAFVAPPADYIASSGKAIAAADIDLLVRALSMGKLHHAMMGTAAVAIGTAAAISGTLVNLAAGGIERNAVRFGHPSGTLRVGAEASRVNGEWTVNKAIMSRSARVLMEGFVRVPGDSF, encoded by the coding sequence ATGGCTCACGCACCTCAAATCAAAATCCCCGCCACCTACATGCGCGGCGGCACCAGTAAAGGCGTGTTCTTCAGCCTGAAGGACCTGCCCGAAGCGGCGCAGATTCCCGGCCCGGCTCGCGATGCGTTATTGCTTCGAGTGATCGGCAGCCCCGACCCTTACGACAAGCAAATCGACGGCATGGGCGGTGCAACGTCCAGCACCAGCAAAACCGTGATCTTGTCGAAGAGCATCAAGGCCGATCACGACGTCGATTACCTGTTCGGTCAGGTCTCCATCGACAAGCCTTTCGTTGACTGGAGCGGCAACTGCGGCAACCTGTCCGCGGCGGTCGGTTCGTTCGCCATCAGCAATGGCCTGGTGGACGCCAGCCGCATTCCGCACAACGGTGTGGCGGTGGTGCGCGTATGGCAGGCCAACATCGGCAAGACCATCATCGCCCATGTGCCGATCACCAACGGTGAGGTCCAGGAAACCGGCGATTTCGAACTCGACGGCGTGACCTTTCCGGCGGCCGAAGTGCAGCTCGAATTCATGGACCCGGCAGCGGAAGAAGAGGGGGGCGGTGGTTCGATGTTCCCCACCGGCAACCTCGTGGATGACCTCGAAGTACCGGGCGTCGGAACGCTCAAAGCCACCCTGATCAACGCCGGGATCCCGACTATTTTCATCAATGCCGAAGACATCGGCTACACCGGTACCGAATTGCAGGGAGCGATCAACGGCGACCTGAAGGCCCTGGCGATGTTCGAAACCATCCGCGCTTACGGCGCGTTGCGCATGGGGCTGATCCAGCACCTGGACGAAGCGGCCAAGCGTCAGCACACGCCGAAGGTGGCGTTCGTCGCCCCACCTGCGGATTACATTGCGTCCAGCGGCAAGGCGATTGCAGCCGCCGACATTGACTTGCTGGTGCGTGCGCTGTCCATGGGCAAACTGCACCACGCGATGATGGGCACGGCAGCGGTGGCCATCGGCACGGCTGCGGCGATTTCCGGCACGTTGGTGAACCTGGCGGCGGGTGGCATCGAGCGCAACGCGGTGCGCTTCGGTCATCCCTCCGGCACCTTGCGCGTGGGCGCCGAGGCCAGCCGGGTCAACGGGGAATGGACCGTGAACAAAGCCATCATGAGCCGCAGTGCGCGGGTGTTGATGGAAGGCTTTGTGCGTGTGCCAGGAGATTCTTTCTGA
- the prpD gene encoding 2-methylcitrate dehydratase, producing MSANVDLNNRPDYDTVLQDIADYVLNFKIESTEALDTARNCLMDTLGCGLLALRFPECTKHLGPIVEGTVVPFGARVPGTSYRLDPVKAAWDIGCIVRWLDYNDTWLAAEWGHPSDNLGAILAVADHLSQKRLANGDAPLTLRVVLEAMIMAHEIQGVIALENSFNRVGIDHVILVKVASTAVTAKLMGANREQLLSALSHAFADGQALRTYRHAPNAGSRKSWAAGDASSRGVRLADIAMRGEMGIPGVLTAKQWGFYDVLFSHTNNDLALKPEDKRAFSFSRPFGSYVMENVLFKISFPAEFHAQTACEAAVTLHPLVRNRLHEIDRIVITTHESAIRIISKVGPLANAADRDHCLQYMTAVPLVFGNLVAEQYEDDFHAVHPIIDVLRDKMVIVEDPRFTREYLEPDKRSIANAVQVFFKDGSSTENVVVEYPIGHRRRRTDGIPLLEEKFKVNLATRFTAQRSAEIFALCKDQAALEATPVNRFVDLFVI from the coding sequence ATGAGCGCCAACGTCGACCTGAACAACCGCCCCGACTACGACACGGTCCTGCAGGACATCGCTGACTATGTCCTCAACTTCAAAATCGAATCTACCGAGGCGCTGGATACCGCGCGCAATTGCCTGATGGACACCCTCGGCTGCGGTCTGCTGGCCCTGCGTTTTCCCGAATGCACCAAACACCTGGGACCCATCGTCGAAGGCACTGTCGTTCCCTTCGGTGCTCGCGTGCCGGGGACCAGTTATCGTCTCGATCCGGTCAAAGCCGCGTGGGACATTGGCTGCATCGTCCGCTGGCTCGACTACAACGACACCTGGCTCGCCGCCGAGTGGGGGCATCCGTCCGATAACCTCGGCGCCATTCTCGCAGTGGCCGACCACCTGTCGCAAAAACGCCTGGCCAATGGCGACGCACCGCTGACCCTTCGCGTGGTGTTGGAAGCCATGATCATGGCTCACGAGATTCAAGGTGTGATTGCGCTGGAAAACTCTTTCAACCGCGTTGGCATCGATCACGTCATCCTGGTGAAAGTCGCCTCGACCGCCGTCACCGCCAAGCTCATGGGCGCCAATCGCGAGCAACTGCTGTCGGCGTTGTCCCATGCCTTTGCCGACGGCCAGGCGCTGCGTACTTACCGGCATGCGCCAAATGCCGGGTCGCGCAAATCCTGGGCAGCAGGGGACGCATCCAGCCGTGGCGTGCGTCTGGCGGACATTGCGATGCGCGGGGAAATGGGCATTCCCGGTGTACTGACCGCCAAGCAATGGGGGTTCTACGACGTACTGTTCAGCCATACCAACAATGACCTGGCGCTCAAGCCTGAAGACAAACGTGCCTTCAGCTTTTCCCGGCCGTTCGGCAGTTATGTGATGGAAAATGTGCTGTTCAAGATCAGCTTTCCCGCCGAGTTTCACGCGCAAACCGCCTGCGAGGCCGCCGTCACCTTGCATCCATTGGTCAGGAACCGTCTGCACGAAATCGACAGGATCGTCATCACCACCCACGAATCGGCGATCCGCATCATCTCCAAGGTCGGCCCGCTGGCCAACGCTGCGGACCGCGATCACTGCCTCCAGTACATGACCGCGGTGCCATTGGTGTTCGGTAATCTGGTGGCCGAACAGTACGAAGATGACTTCCACGCGGTGCATCCGATCATCGACGTGCTGCGCGACAAAATGGTCATCGTCGAAGACCCGCGCTTCACCCGCGAATACCTGGAGCCGGACAAGCGCTCCATCGCCAATGCGGTGCAGGTGTTCTTCAAGGACGGCTCCAGCACCGAGAACGTGGTAGTGGAATACCCGATCGGCCATCGCCGTCGTCGCACCGACGGAATTCCGTTGTTGGAAGAGAAGTTCAAGGTCAATCTGGCGACGCGATTTACGGCTCAGCGGAGTGCCGAAATCTTTGCGCTGTGCAAAGACCAGGCTGCGCTGGAGGCGACGCCTGTGAACCGGTTTGTGGATTTGTTTGTGATCTAG
- a CDS encoding transposase, giving the protein MLSTRAEEVLAPEKHLHELTQRITWLEQQNFAKPLVHIVDREADSVAHLRQWQAEGRQWLVRVKAGSTASHAGQSRALSQIAREMTYRKTRKVDYKGKPAIQWVGETAVVLTRQAQPFTKDRADRKTLRKSGEPLPARLVVSRILGADGHLLAEWYLLSNLEQEVADERLALWYYWRWRIESYFKLLKGGGHQLENWQQESGEAVFKRLLIASQACAVSWRLMRAKGEFAEQTRDFLVRLSGRQMKRSQPVTASALLAGLYMLLAMCETLEQYTPQELAGFAKEAIGWVASRRL; this is encoded by the coding sequence GTGCTCAGCACGCGAGCCGAAGAAGTGCTGGCCCCTGAGAAGCATCTGCATGAACTGACACAACGTATCACTTGGCTGGAACAGCAGAATTTTGCCAAGCCGCTTGTCCATATCGTGGATCGAGAGGCTGATTCGGTCGCTCACCTGAGGCAATGGCAGGCCGAGGGTCGGCAATGGCTGGTGCGAGTCAAGGCCGGTTCCACGGCCAGTCATGCAGGTCAATCGAGGGCCCTGAGTCAAATTGCTCGCGAGATGACCTACCGCAAAACTCGCAAGGTGGACTACAAAGGAAAACCGGCCATTCAATGGGTGGGAGAAACCGCCGTCGTGCTGACTCGCCAAGCCCAGCCTTTCACCAAAGACAGGGCCGACCGCAAGACGCTGCGCAAGTCTGGTGAGCCGTTGCCGGCCCGGCTCGTCGTGAGCCGAATACTGGGAGCCGATGGTCACCTGCTGGCCGAATGGTATTTGCTGAGCAACCTTGAGCAAGAGGTCGCAGATGAACGATTGGCGCTCTGGTATTACTGGCGCTGGCGTATCGAGTCCTACTTCAAACTGCTTAAAGGGGGTGGGCATCAGCTGGAAAACTGGCAGCAAGAGAGCGGTGAAGCGGTGTTCAAACGGCTGTTGATCGCCAGTCAGGCATGTGCTGTCAGTTGGCGTCTGATGCGGGCTAAGGGGGAGTTCGCTGAGCAAACACGGGATTTTTTGGTCCGTCTGTCTGGTCGACAGATGAAGCGCTCGCAGCCGGTGACGGCTTCCGCGCTGCTGGCCGGTTTATACATGCTTTTGGCCATGTGCGAGACATTGGAGCAATACACGCCCCAGGAACTGGCGGGTTTTGCTAAAGAGGCCATCGGCTGGGTGGCCAGCCGAAGACTTTAG